From the Clavibacter phaseoli genome, one window contains:
- a CDS encoding SDR family oxidoreductase, with product MDDRTALVIGARGVIGGNLVDHLAEVGGWDVVGVSRRGGTDAGRVRHIAVDLLDADRTRRAFADLGDVTHVFYAAYQDRPTWAELVEPNLRMLTHVIDAIEPAAPRLAHVDLMQGYKVYGAHLGPFATPAREDDPPHMPPEFNVDQQRFLEDRQAGASWTWSALRPSVVAGVGLGNPMNLAIVIAVYASISRELGIPLRFPGSPGAYTSLIEMTDAGLLAKAAVFAATTPSAANQAFNVTNGDMFRWSSMWPRIAAAFDMEVAPPLPMRLTEVMADKAGLWDDMVRRHGLLPTPYSDVSSWAFGDFVFGWDHDVIADTSKSRRAGFHEYVETEAMFLRIFDDLRASRIIP from the coding sequence ATGGACGACAGGACGGCATTGGTCATCGGAGCGCGCGGCGTGATCGGCGGGAACCTCGTCGACCACCTCGCGGAGGTCGGCGGATGGGACGTGGTGGGGGTCTCCCGCCGAGGCGGCACGGATGCCGGCCGCGTGCGACACATCGCCGTCGACCTCCTCGACGCCGATCGGACGCGGCGGGCGTTCGCCGACCTCGGCGACGTGACGCACGTGTTCTACGCCGCGTACCAGGACCGGCCCACGTGGGCCGAGCTCGTCGAGCCGAACCTCCGGATGCTCACCCACGTCATCGACGCCATCGAGCCCGCGGCCCCGCGCCTCGCGCACGTCGACCTGATGCAGGGGTACAAGGTCTACGGCGCGCACCTCGGTCCCTTCGCGACGCCCGCCCGGGAGGACGACCCGCCGCACATGCCGCCGGAGTTCAACGTGGACCAGCAGCGGTTCCTCGAGGACCGGCAGGCGGGCGCCTCCTGGACCTGGTCCGCGCTCCGGCCGTCCGTCGTGGCGGGCGTGGGCCTCGGCAACCCCATGAACCTCGCCATCGTCATCGCCGTCTACGCGTCGATCAGCCGCGAACTCGGCATCCCGCTGCGGTTCCCCGGCTCCCCCGGCGCGTACACGAGCCTCATCGAGATGACCGACGCGGGCCTCCTCGCGAAGGCGGCCGTGTTCGCCGCGACGACCCCGAGCGCCGCGAACCAGGCGTTCAACGTCACGAACGGCGACATGTTCCGCTGGTCGTCCATGTGGCCGCGGATCGCCGCCGCCTTCGACATGGAGGTCGCCCCGCCCCTGCCGATGCGCCTCACGGAGGTGATGGCCGACAAGGCCGGCCTCTGGGACGACATGGTCCGCCGGCACGGGCTGCTCCCCACGCCGTACTCGGACGTGTCCTCCTGGGCGTTCGGCGACTTCGTCTTCGGCTGGGACCACGACGTCATCGCCGACACCTCGAAGTCACGGCGAGCAGGGTTCCACGAGTACGTCGAGACCGAGGCGATGTTCCTGCGGATCTTCGACGACCTCCGCGCCTCGCGCATCATCCCCTAG
- a CDS encoding TetR/AcrR family transcriptional regulator: MLNVRGMRRRVEILAAARAVFAEAGYRGATMAAVAARAGVTHAGLLYHFAAKEALLEAVLADEAGRQTELLRVGAADAGASRRGRATADDGREASDASGDALDRLRALVARNEAEPEWARLFSMLLGESVSPDHPVRERMAERYDTVSDALARTLGDLAVALDPDARPSDAELRGLARLLLAVMDGLQYQSLTGSAVDAEREFALMAELVRSRLASGS; the protein is encoded by the coding sequence GTGCTGAACGTGCGCGGCATGCGGCGCCGTGTCGAGATCCTCGCGGCGGCACGGGCCGTGTTCGCGGAGGCCGGCTACCGCGGCGCGACCATGGCCGCGGTCGCGGCGCGCGCGGGCGTCACGCACGCCGGGCTGCTGTACCACTTCGCCGCGAAGGAGGCGCTGCTCGAGGCCGTCCTTGCCGACGAGGCGGGGAGGCAGACCGAGCTGCTCCGCGTGGGTGCGGCCGACGCCGGCGCATCCCGGCGCGGACGCGCCACCGCGGACGACGGGCGGGAGGCGTCCGACGCCTCGGGGGACGCGCTCGACCGCCTGCGTGCCCTGGTCGCCCGCAACGAGGCCGAGCCCGAATGGGCGCGGCTTTTCTCGATGCTGCTCGGCGAGTCCGTGTCGCCCGACCACCCCGTGCGGGAGCGGATGGCCGAGCGCTACGACACGGTGTCCGACGCCCTCGCGCGCACGCTCGGCGACCTGGCCGTGGCGCTGGATCCCGACGCACGCCCCTCCGATGCCGAGCTGCGGGGTCTCGCCCGGCTGCTGCTCGCGGTGATGGACGGCCTGCAGTACCAGTCGCTCACCGGATCCGCCGTGGACGCCGAGCGCGAGTTCGCCCTCATGGCCGAGCTGGTCCGATCGCGCCTGGCCTCGGGCAGCTGA
- a CDS encoding ArsR/SmtB family transcription factor encodes MSASTDLDLAAAFKALGHPTRLAILGWLKDPESFPPQDRPAGEVGVCLKHIQARAEVSQSTASQFMAVLQRAGLVTCTRIGQFSHYQRDEASIAELSRALAIDV; translated from the coding sequence GTGAGCGCATCGACGGACCTCGACCTGGCCGCGGCCTTCAAGGCCCTCGGCCACCCGACGCGGCTGGCGATCCTCGGCTGGCTGAAGGATCCGGAGTCGTTCCCACCCCAGGACAGGCCGGCGGGGGAGGTCGGCGTGTGCCTGAAGCACATCCAGGCCCGTGCGGAGGTCTCGCAGTCGACCGCGTCGCAGTTCATGGCGGTGCTGCAGCGGGCGGGGCTCGTGACGTGCACGCGCATCGGGCAGTTCTCCCACTACCAGCGCGACGAGGCGAGCATCGCGGAGCTCAGCCGGGCGCTGGCGATCGACGTCTGA
- a CDS encoding NAD(P)-dependent alcohol dehydrogenase, with translation MRTVNAYAATSATDPITKTTIERRDVGPKDVSIDIAYSGVCHSDIHTVRGEWGPIQYPQVVGHEIVGRVTEVGSDVSKHKVGDLVGVGCMVNSCKECEQCKAGQEQYCLKGNIQTYGGTDPADGTITQGGYSEAVVVDEDFVLRVPESLDIEKVAPLLCAGITTYSPLRHWNAGPGTKVAVVGMGGLGHMAVKIAHAMGAEVTVLSQTLSKKEDGLRLGADRYFATSDDATFEELASSFDLIINTVSAKLDMSKYIGLLAIDGTLVNVGAPSEPLEIPAFALIPARRSWAGSMIGGIAETQEMLDFCAEHGIVPETELISAEQINEAYERVLKSDVRYRFVIDAKTFA, from the coding sequence ATGCGCACCGTCAACGCCTACGCGGCCACGTCCGCCACCGACCCCATCACCAAGACCACCATCGAGCGCCGCGACGTCGGCCCGAAGGACGTCTCCATCGACATCGCCTACTCGGGCGTCTGCCACTCCGACATCCACACCGTCCGCGGCGAGTGGGGCCCCATCCAGTACCCGCAGGTCGTCGGCCACGAGATCGTCGGCCGCGTCACCGAGGTCGGCTCCGACGTGTCCAAGCACAAGGTCGGCGACCTCGTCGGCGTCGGCTGCATGGTCAACTCCTGCAAGGAGTGCGAGCAGTGCAAGGCCGGCCAGGAGCAGTACTGCCTGAAGGGCAACATCCAGACCTACGGCGGCACCGACCCGGCCGACGGCACCATCACGCAGGGCGGCTACTCCGAGGCCGTCGTCGTCGACGAGGACTTCGTGCTCCGCGTCCCCGAGTCCCTCGACATCGAGAAGGTCGCGCCGCTGCTCTGCGCCGGCATCACCACCTACTCGCCGCTCCGCCACTGGAACGCGGGCCCCGGCACGAAGGTCGCCGTCGTCGGCATGGGCGGCCTCGGCCACATGGCCGTGAAGATCGCGCACGCCATGGGCGCCGAGGTCACCGTGCTCTCGCAGACGCTCTCCAAGAAGGAGGACGGCCTGCGTCTCGGCGCCGACCGCTACTTCGCGACCAGCGACGACGCCACCTTCGAGGAGCTCGCCAGCTCGTTCGACCTGATCATCAACACGGTCTCCGCGAAGCTCGACATGAGCAAGTACATCGGCCTGCTCGCGATCGACGGCACGCTCGTCAACGTCGGCGCACCGTCGGAGCCGCTCGAGATCCCCGCGTTCGCGCTCATCCCCGCGCGCCGCAGCTGGGCCGGATCCATGATCGGCGGCATCGCCGAGACGCAGGAGATGCTCGACTTCTGCGCCGAGCACGGCATCGTGCCCGAGACCGAGCTCATCTCGGCCGAGCAGATCAACGAGGCCTACGAGCGCGTCCTCAAGTCGGACGTGCGCTACCGCTTCGTGATCGACGCGAAGACCTTCGCGTAA
- a CDS encoding ABC transporter substrate-binding protein gives MRDTATSTTRRRRRPIRLALGAAVAAATVALTGCGAGADVGGAGVACDIPQPDAKTTVNVLSYNSPSTNPFTDAIATGCTGGNLTVNAPTTDFGGQNQRAVQSMSGTNPSYDLVEVYGTVYPLYAERGWIEPLDDRIADAGDELGIDDIDPTLLESLQYDGKQVGIPTFWGTIIFIYREDILSELGIAVPTTFEEMYAAADRIRTETGMENPLALPFNAAGDNSSAYNQYLGSLGGTWFEDGSATPTLDTPESIQALDTLRATYQQMSSQSTSWSSPEVITQLQTGQAAMSMLFAGRVSALLDEGQTENFDKFAFAVPPSVEAGGTPATSLSVDGLSIAANSKVDKDLLFDLLGVATGADAATEAAKATIPARTAQAQAADLPFEEAARDVLESEKPNGLPLVPYMSDVFAAMAPILAQVVDGTLSSADGAAQLQAAAVQAIATAGFAP, from the coding sequence ATGCGCGACACAGCCACCTCGACCACCCGCCGACGACGCCGTCCGATCCGACTGGCGCTCGGCGCCGCGGTGGCCGCCGCGACCGTCGCCCTGACCGGCTGCGGCGCCGGCGCCGACGTCGGCGGGGCGGGCGTCGCCTGCGACATCCCGCAGCCCGACGCGAAGACCACCGTCAACGTGCTCTCGTACAACAGCCCGTCGACGAACCCCTTCACCGACGCGATCGCGACCGGCTGCACGGGCGGGAACCTCACGGTCAACGCCCCCACCACCGACTTCGGCGGCCAGAACCAGCGCGCCGTGCAGTCCATGTCGGGCACCAACCCGAGCTACGACCTCGTCGAGGTCTACGGCACCGTCTACCCGCTCTACGCGGAGCGCGGCTGGATCGAGCCGCTCGACGACCGCATCGCGGACGCGGGCGACGAGCTCGGCATCGACGACATCGACCCGACCCTGCTGGAGTCGCTGCAGTACGACGGCAAGCAGGTCGGCATCCCCACCTTCTGGGGCACGATCATCTTCATCTACCGCGAGGACATCCTCTCCGAACTCGGCATCGCGGTGCCGACCACGTTCGAGGAGATGTACGCGGCGGCCGACAGGATCCGCACCGAGACCGGCATGGAGAACCCGCTGGCGCTCCCCTTCAACGCCGCGGGCGACAACTCGAGCGCCTACAACCAGTACCTCGGCTCGCTCGGCGGCACGTGGTTCGAGGACGGATCCGCGACCCCGACGCTCGACACCCCCGAGTCGATCCAGGCGCTCGACACCCTCCGCGCGACGTACCAGCAGATGAGCTCGCAGTCGACCTCGTGGTCGTCGCCCGAGGTGATCACCCAGCTGCAGACCGGCCAGGCGGCCATGTCGATGCTGTTCGCCGGCCGCGTCTCGGCGCTCCTCGACGAGGGGCAGACGGAGAACTTCGACAAGTTCGCGTTCGCCGTGCCGCCGTCGGTCGAGGCGGGCGGCACCCCCGCGACCAGCCTCTCGGTCGACGGGCTCTCCATCGCCGCGAACTCGAAGGTCGACAAGGACCTCCTCTTCGACCTGCTCGGCGTCGCGACCGGCGCCGACGCCGCGACCGAGGCCGCCAAGGCCACGATCCCCGCCCGCACCGCCCAGGCGCAGGCCGCCGACCTCCCGTTCGAGGAGGCCGCGCGCGACGTGCTCGAGAGCGAGAAGCCGAACGGCCTGCCGCTCGTGCCCTACATGTCCGACGTGTTCGCCGCGATGGCGCCGATCCTCGCGCAGGTCGTCGACGGCACGCTCTCCTCGGCCGACGGCGCCGCCCAGCTCCAGGCCGCGGCCGTGCAGGCCATCGCCACGGCGGGCTTCGCGCCCTGA
- a CDS encoding carboxylesterase family protein, producing the protein MTAPDLTAPVPTRSGEVQGLVDGDVIRFLGIPYATAGRGASPVPATPARGTDGEPVVLRAVHPAPACPQPSSRILDTLMQGALDGVARSEDCQRLSITLPADVSPGEVLPVIVWFHGGGYTTGAGDLAIHDPRALVVEQRVIVVAVTARLGLLGFGGGAPGGPPANLGLLDQLEALRWVRDSIAAFGGDPGSVTAMGQSAGGDAILHLMISDGARGLVRRAIVQSPPVGITGGRERMFRAMARVTRSLPADASLDAVLRRQARAERASWASGIRAGLPWGPRYGHAPLPAEADRDAAWRAVAPEVDLLIGTTRDETAMYLPALPVIAPLLGVPVLGRALRAILMRAVVRPTTRRVYARPVRAFAARHRAAGGRAVRYVLRAAPASSPIGAGHTADVPLILGAREAWTRMRLVPPESWPEVAARGRAVRQVWADFARTGEVALDADARACGMRFDRG; encoded by the coding sequence ATGACCGCACCCGACCTCACCGCTCCGGTCCCCACGCGATCCGGGGAGGTGCAGGGCCTCGTCGACGGCGACGTGATCCGATTCCTGGGGATCCCCTACGCGACGGCCGGCCGGGGCGCGTCGCCCGTGCCCGCGACGCCCGCCCGCGGAACCGACGGCGAGCCCGTCGTGCTGCGGGCCGTGCACCCGGCGCCCGCGTGCCCGCAGCCGTCGTCGCGGATCCTCGACACGCTCATGCAGGGCGCCCTCGACGGCGTCGCCCGATCGGAGGACTGCCAGCGGCTCTCGATCACGCTGCCGGCCGACGTCTCGCCCGGCGAGGTGCTGCCCGTGATCGTGTGGTTCCACGGCGGCGGGTACACGACGGGCGCGGGCGACCTCGCGATCCACGACCCGCGGGCGCTCGTGGTGGAGCAGCGCGTGATCGTCGTGGCCGTGACCGCGCGGCTCGGGCTGCTCGGGTTCGGCGGCGGGGCTCCCGGCGGCCCGCCCGCGAACCTCGGCCTGCTCGACCAGCTGGAGGCGCTGCGCTGGGTCCGCGACTCGATCGCGGCGTTCGGCGGCGACCCGGGATCCGTCACGGCGATGGGGCAGTCGGCTGGCGGCGACGCGATCCTGCACCTCATGATCAGCGACGGCGCCCGCGGCCTCGTCCGGCGCGCGATCGTGCAGAGCCCGCCGGTGGGGATCACGGGCGGGCGCGAGCGCATGTTCCGCGCGATGGCGCGCGTGACGCGGTCGCTCCCGGCGGACGCGTCGCTCGACGCCGTGCTGCGGCGGCAGGCGCGGGCGGAGCGCGCGTCGTGGGCGTCCGGGATCCGCGCGGGCCTGCCCTGGGGTCCGCGCTACGGCCACGCGCCGCTGCCCGCCGAGGCCGACCGCGACGCCGCCTGGCGGGCGGTCGCGCCGGAGGTCGACCTCCTCATCGGCACGACGCGCGACGAGACCGCGATGTACCTGCCCGCGCTGCCGGTGATCGCGCCGCTCCTCGGCGTGCCCGTGCTCGGCCGGGCGCTGCGGGCGATCCTGATGCGCGCGGTCGTGCGCCCGACCACCCGCCGCGTCTACGCGCGGCCCGTCCGGGCATTCGCCGCGCGGCACCGCGCCGCGGGCGGCCGAGCCGTGCGCTACGTCCTCCGGGCGGCGCCGGCTTCCAGCCCCATCGGCGCGGGACACACCGCCGACGTCCCGCTCATCCTCGGCGCGCGCGAGGCGTGGACCCGGATGCGCCTGGTCCCGCCGGAGTCATGGCCCGAGGTCGCCGCGCGCGGGCGGGCGGTGCGGCAGGTATGGGCCGACTTCGCGCGCACGGGCGAGGTCGCGCTGGATGCGGACGCACGGGCCTGCGGGATGCGGTTCGACCGGGGCTGA
- a CDS encoding MFS transporter produces the protein MSRRPTLSPAASFWVAAGVLVLSLGASGAPAMLYPAFSALWGTGPVVTTALFAVYPVALVVVMVAGGGLSDRFGRRRLMLAGVAVVAVGTVLFAVADAPAWAFAGRTVQGAGVGLAMSAASAALVEYDRSGNPTRASAVNAAATSLGATAAILVGGWLVQHTADPTHLAFWILLAAVLALLVALLFLPETARTADARPAAVGHRQLLAVPRDGRRPFAVGTAAVTVAFVTGAVFLALGAQIIRDVVGTADAFHAAATLATWPLVVVPTTLLARRIPTSAAVRIGGVVAAVGLALLLVAGVADSLVVFLGSALLSGVGYGFLMYGGLGLVTAAADDGRRASTFSSMYLVAYLAQGTTAVLVGALATATSLDAAVVVAVPVIVVLCLVTSVVARGSASRP, from the coding sequence GTGTCGCGACGCCCCACCCTCTCGCCCGCGGCCTCGTTCTGGGTCGCGGCCGGCGTCCTCGTCCTGTCGCTCGGGGCGAGCGGTGCTCCCGCGATGCTGTATCCCGCCTTCTCGGCCCTCTGGGGCACGGGGCCCGTGGTCACCACCGCGCTGTTCGCCGTCTACCCGGTGGCGCTGGTGGTGGTGATGGTCGCGGGCGGCGGGCTGTCCGACCGCTTCGGCCGGCGTCGGCTGATGCTCGCCGGCGTCGCGGTCGTGGCCGTCGGCACCGTCCTGTTCGCGGTGGCCGACGCGCCCGCGTGGGCGTTCGCCGGCCGGACCGTGCAGGGCGCGGGCGTGGGGCTCGCGATGAGCGCCGCGAGCGCCGCCCTCGTGGAGTACGACCGGTCCGGGAACCCCACGCGCGCGAGCGCCGTGAACGCGGCGGCGACCTCGCTCGGGGCGACCGCCGCGATCCTCGTGGGCGGCTGGCTGGTGCAGCACACGGCGGATCCGACCCACCTGGCGTTCTGGATCCTCCTCGCCGCCGTGCTCGCGCTCCTCGTCGCGCTGCTGTTCCTGCCGGAGACGGCGCGCACCGCGGACGCGCGGCCGGCCGCGGTCGGTCACCGCCAGCTGCTCGCCGTGCCGCGGGACGGACGGCGCCCGTTCGCGGTCGGCACGGCCGCGGTGACGGTCGCGTTCGTCACCGGCGCGGTCTTCCTCGCCCTCGGCGCGCAGATCATCCGCGACGTCGTGGGCACCGCCGACGCGTTCCACGCCGCGGCGACGCTCGCGACCTGGCCGCTCGTCGTGGTGCCGACCACGCTCCTCGCCCGCCGGATCCCGACGAGCGCGGCCGTGCGGATCGGCGGCGTGGTCGCGGCTGTCGGCCTCGCGCTGCTGCTCGTGGCCGGCGTCGCGGACTCGCTCGTCGTGTTCCTCGGATCCGCGCTCCTCTCGGGCGTCGGCTACGGCTTCCTCATGTACGGCGGCCTCGGCCTCGTCACCGCCGCGGCGGACGACGGCCGTCGCGCCAGCACCTTCTCGTCCATGTACCTGGTCGCGTACCTCGCGCAGGGCACGACGGCCGTCCTCGTCGGCGCCCTCGCGACGGCCACGAGCCTCGACGCCGCGGTCGTCGTGGCGGTGCCGGTGATCGTGGTCCTCTGCCTCGTTACGAGCGTGGTCGCGCGCGGATCCGCCTCGCGTCCCTAG
- the fdxA gene encoding ferredoxin has product MTYVIALPCVDVKDRACIDECPVDCIYEGERSLYIHPDECVDCGACEPVCPVEAIYYEDDLPEKWSDYYTANVEFFAEMGSPGGAVKVGAVAYDHPVVAAVPRQGAPA; this is encoded by the coding sequence GTGACCTACGTGATCGCCCTCCCGTGCGTCGACGTGAAGGACCGCGCCTGCATCGACGAGTGCCCCGTCGACTGCATCTACGAGGGCGAGCGCTCCCTCTACATCCACCCTGACGAGTGCGTCGACTGCGGCGCCTGCGAGCCCGTCTGCCCCGTGGAGGCCATCTACTACGAGGACGACCTGCCCGAGAAGTGGTCGGACTACTACACCGCGAACGTCGAGTTCTTCGCCGAGATGGGATCGCCCGGCGGCGCCGTCAAGGTCGGCGCCGTCGCGTACGACCACCCGGTCGTGGCCGCCGTCCCGCGCCAGGGCGCGCCCGCGTGA
- the soxR gene encoding redox-sensitive transcriptional activator SoxR: protein MADAQAGPRHAPGELLTVGEMTRRTGVAASALRFYEDLGLIAAERTAGNQRRYARHMLRRVSLITVAKRLGIPLADVQSTFEDVPLDRPPSHADWQRASRRWKRLLEERRQGIERLERELTGCIGCGCLSMKACGLLNPDDALGDRGAGPRRVQLD from the coding sequence GTGGCGGATGCGCAGGCAGGGCCGCGGCACGCGCCCGGCGAGCTGCTCACGGTCGGCGAGATGACCCGGCGCACGGGCGTGGCGGCCTCCGCCCTTCGCTTCTACGAGGACCTCGGCCTCATCGCCGCCGAGCGCACCGCGGGCAACCAGCGCCGCTACGCCCGGCACATGCTGCGACGCGTGTCGCTGATCACGGTGGCCAAGCGCCTCGGGATCCCGCTCGCCGACGTGCAGTCCACCTTCGAGGACGTGCCCCTCGATCGGCCGCCGAGCCACGCCGACTGGCAGCGCGCGTCCCGTCGCTGGAAGCGCCTGCTCGAGGAGCGGCGCCAGGGCATCGAGCGGCTGGAGCGCGAGCTCACGGGCTGCATCGGCTGCGGCTGCCTGTCGATGAAGGCGTGCGGGCTGCTCAACCCGGACGACGCGCTGGGCGACCGCGGGGCGGGGCCGCGGCGGGTGCAGCTCGACTGA
- a CDS encoding flavin reductase family protein — protein sequence MSADPDLFKAAFRGHPAGVALITARTADGPSGLTASSVASLSVDPPALSFSVTRATGSAGAILEADSYVVHLLAGQHAALARSFAVSGSPRFTEEQGFQELPTGEPLLADARAALRCRTIQTVPVGGSVLVVAEVLDVILGEPAPPLIYRDRRFHLLEDDHPEL from the coding sequence GTGAGCGCCGACCCCGACCTCTTCAAGGCCGCGTTCCGCGGTCACCCGGCCGGCGTCGCGCTCATCACCGCGCGCACCGCGGACGGGCCCTCCGGCCTCACCGCATCGAGCGTCGCGTCGCTCTCGGTGGATCCGCCCGCGCTCTCGTTCTCGGTGACGCGCGCCACGGGATCCGCCGGCGCGATCCTCGAGGCCGACAGCTACGTCGTGCACCTGCTCGCGGGGCAGCACGCCGCGCTCGCCCGCTCCTTCGCCGTGTCCGGGTCGCCGCGCTTCACCGAGGAGCAGGGCTTCCAGGAGCTGCCGACCGGCGAGCCGCTGCTCGCCGACGCGCGCGCCGCCCTCCGCTGCCGCACCATCCAGACCGTGCCGGTCGGCGGATCCGTGCTGGTCGTCGCCGAGGTGCTCGACGTGATCCTCGGCGAGCCGGCCCCGCCGCTCATCTACCGCGACCGCCGCTTCCACCTGCTCGAAGACGACCACCCGGAGCTCTAG
- a CDS encoding glycoside hydrolase family 3 protein yields the protein MGASRARARGRRIIGQTAGGALIAALALGTAGVPAAGAAAEPAAQPELESAGSAPIITVDGLRFRDLDKDGALTPYEDWRLSSGDRAADLVARMSPEERAGLLMHASLTNVGDAYDRAAFDPLLAERHITTYISRLGADAPTLAREHNALQEAAEAERWGVPLKISTDPRHGFTVTEGQTVSNGDFSPFPDPIGMGAVDDPATTLEMGRIIAAEYRAVGITEALSPQADISTEPRWTRQDGTFGSVGADVAPHVAAYVEGLQGGTDGITSDGVATVVKHWVGYGAQVDGYDSHYYYGRYAAFPGGNFAEHITPYEGAFRNQAAGIMPTYSILKDLDLGDGVIEQVGANHNEYLLQDLLRGRYGFDGVITSDWGIANDCPEACRENRPPAFFVGPWGAGMPWGVEDLTLPARYASAISAGVDIIGGSDQPQYILQAVEQGLLTDARVIEAGQRVLQQKFELGLFEDPYVDPAAADAIVGSAASRAAGLDAQQRSLTLLSDTTPATDAWARDAGDPGAPALPVRVEPGMTAWLSGVQASAARSAGFTVVDDPADADVAIVRLADPRGGDDLTDLGFTGSEADYQALVRAHDAGARTIAVPQLTRPLILGNVVEHSDAVLASYGVSDEALLNVITGAAEPEGRLPFELPSTMDAVGAQLYDVPNDSASPLFAYRAGLSYDESPTEPTPAPTPGPVEPTPAPTAAPAPGPVPTPGSSSGTTPAPAPAASGRGGLAMTGFEALPWVAGGLTLAGLGVALTLIGRRRRA from the coding sequence ATGGGTGCATCCCGAGCACGGGCGCGCGGACGCCGGATCATCGGCCAGACGGCAGGCGGGGCGCTCATCGCCGCGCTGGCCCTGGGGACGGCGGGGGTACCCGCGGCAGGGGCCGCCGCGGAGCCGGCCGCGCAGCCGGAGCTCGAGTCGGCGGGATCCGCGCCGATCATCACCGTCGACGGGCTGCGCTTCCGCGACCTCGACAAGGACGGCGCGCTCACGCCCTACGAGGACTGGCGCCTGTCGTCCGGCGACCGCGCGGCCGACCTCGTCGCGCGCATGTCGCCCGAGGAGCGGGCCGGCCTGCTGATGCACGCGAGCCTCACGAACGTCGGCGACGCGTACGACCGCGCCGCCTTCGACCCGCTGCTCGCCGAGCGGCACATCACCACGTACATCTCCCGGCTCGGCGCCGACGCTCCCACGCTGGCGCGCGAGCACAACGCGCTGCAGGAGGCCGCGGAGGCCGAGCGCTGGGGCGTCCCGTTGAAGATCAGCACGGATCCGCGCCACGGCTTCACCGTCACCGAGGGCCAGACCGTGTCGAACGGCGACTTCTCGCCGTTCCCGGACCCGATCGGCATGGGCGCGGTCGACGACCCCGCGACGACGCTCGAGATGGGCCGCATCATCGCGGCCGAGTACCGCGCGGTGGGCATCACCGAGGCGCTCTCGCCGCAGGCGGACATCAGCACCGAGCCGCGCTGGACCCGCCAGGACGGCACGTTCGGCAGCGTCGGGGCCGACGTCGCCCCGCACGTCGCCGCGTACGTCGAGGGACTGCAGGGCGGGACCGACGGGATCACCTCCGACGGCGTCGCCACCGTGGTCAAGCACTGGGTCGGCTACGGCGCCCAGGTCGACGGATACGACAGCCACTACTACTACGGCCGCTACGCCGCGTTCCCCGGCGGGAACTTCGCCGAGCACATCACGCCGTACGAGGGCGCGTTCCGGAACCAGGCGGCCGGCATCATGCCGACGTACTCGATCCTCAAGGACCTCGACCTCGGCGACGGGGTCATCGAGCAGGTCGGGGCGAACCACAACGAGTACCTCCTGCAGGACCTCCTGCGCGGGCGCTACGGCTTCGACGGCGTGATCACGAGCGACTGGGGCATCGCGAACGACTGCCCCGAGGCCTGCCGCGAGAACCGGCCGCCCGCGTTCTTCGTGGGTCCGTGGGGAGCGGGCATGCCCTGGGGCGTCGAGGACCTGACGCTCCCGGCCCGCTACGCCAGCGCCATCTCGGCGGGCGTCGACATCATCGGCGGCAGCGACCAGCCGCAGTACATCCTCCAGGCAGTGGAGCAGGGCCTCCTCACCGACGCGCGTGTGATCGAGGCCGGGCAGCGGGTGCTGCAGCAGAAGTTCGAGCTGGGGCTGTTCGAGGACCCGTACGTGGATCCCGCCGCCGCCGACGCCATCGTGGGCAGCGCGGCATCGCGCGCCGCCGGGCTCGACGCGCAGCAGCGCAGCCTGACGCTGCTCAGCGACACGACCCCGGCGACCGACGCCTGGGCCCGCGACGCCGGTGACCCGGGAGCCCCCGCGCTGCCCGTGCGCGTCGAGCCGGGCATGACCGCCTGGCTGAGCGGGGTGCAGGCGTCGGCCGCCCGGTCCGCGGGCTTCACGGTCGTCGACGACCCGGCGGACGCCGACGTCGCGATCGTGCGCCTCGCCGACCCGCGCGGCGGCGACGACCTCACGGATCTCGGCTTCACGGGATCCGAGGCCGACTACCAGGCGCTCGTGCGGGCCCACGACGCGGGAGCCCGCACCATCGCGGTGCCGCAGCTCACGCGTCCGCTGATCCTCGGGAACGTCGTCGAGCACAGCGACGCGGTGCTCGCGTCGTACGGGGTGTCGGACGAGGCGCTGCTGAACGTGATCACGGGGGCCGCCGAGCCCGAGGGGCGCCTGCCCTTCGAGCTGCCGTCCACCATGGACGCGGTCGGCGCGCAGCTGTACGACGTGCCGAACGACTCGGCCTCGCCGCTGTTCGCCTACCGCGCGGGGCTGTCGTACGACGAGTCGCCGACCGAGCCGACCCCCGCGCCCACGCCCGGGCCGGTCGAGCCGACCCCCGCGCCGACGGCGGCACCCGCTCCGGGGCCCGTGCCCACGCCCGGCTCCTCGTCGGGCACGACGCCGGCGCCCGCGCCCGCGGCATCCGGTCGCGGCGGGCTGGCGATGACCGGCTTCGAGGCGCTGCCCTGGGTGGCCGGCGGCCTGACGCTGGCCGGCCTCGGCGTCGCGCTCACGCTGATCGGCCGCCGTCGGAGGGCCTGA